The following coding sequences are from one Roseburia hominis A2-183 window:
- a CDS encoding transposon-transfer assisting family protein, whose translation MGNFTFEEMNLMCIYNTGSRTGLIDSLREMRGELSPEETELRELTDSALCKLQTMTDDEFAELELYPDFDQ comes from the coding sequence ATGGGAAACTTCACTTTTGAGGAAATGAACCTGATGTGCATTTACAATACCGGTAGCCGCACCGGATTGATCGACAGCCTGCGTGAGATGCGCGGCGAGCTTTCGCCAGAGGAAACGGAACTGAGGGAGCTGACCGACAGCGCCCTTTGCAAGCTCCAAACCATGACGGATGATGAATTTGCGGAATTGGAATTGTACCCGGACTTTGACCAGTAA
- a CDS encoding TnpV protein, which produces MTYIQNGDYLIPDLKLSQQPEKPLGKYGRMRKTYLKEHRPILYNQMLLSEKLYPHLLEIDETAQSRLEQMMPQLAKEAGATEELKASDPMKWVGLMNTCKAQAEEILMAELINS; this is translated from the coding sequence ATGACCTATATCCAGAACGGAGACTATCTGATTCCCGACCTGAAGTTGAGCCAGCAGCCGGAGAAACCCCTGGGCAAGTACGGCAGGATGAGGAAAACCTACCTGAAGGAACATCGTCCCATCCTCTACAACCAGATGTTGCTGAGCGAAAAGCTGTACCCGCACCTTCTGGAGATCGACGAGACCGCCCAGAGCAGACTGGAGCAGATGATGCCCCAGCTGGCGAAGGAAGCGGGAGCCACCGAGGAACTGAAAGCCAGCGATCCCATGAAGTGGGTGGGGCTGATGAACACCTGCAAAGCTCAGGCCGAGGAGATCCTGATGGCGGAGCTTATCAACAGCTGA
- a CDS encoding type IA DNA topoisomerase has product MAQHKLVIAEKPSVAQSLAAVIGATVRKDGYLEGNGWRVSWCVGHLAGLADADSYDPKYAKWRYDDLPILPEHWQMVVGKDKKKQFDILKKLMNAPDVTEVVNACDAGREGEMIFRSVYELAGCKKPMKRLWISSMEDSAIRKGFANLRPGADYDGLRDAALCRAKADWLVGINATRLFSVLYHRTLNIGRVMSPTLALIVQREAEIDTFKPIPFYTVALELPGLTVSGERMADKAAAEQLKEACQGVNVTIKKVECKEKSEKPPALYDLTTLQRDANRLLGFTAQQTLDYLQSLYEKKLCTYPRTDSRYLTGDMADSLPVLVNLVANAMPFRKGIAITCDPQTVINDKKVTDHHAVIPTRNLKDADLSALPAGEKAVLELVALRLMCAVAQPHIYSETVVIAACAGGEFTTKGKTVKHPGWKALEDAYRAKMKDTEPKKEGVEKALPELTEGQTLSVSAAIVKEGKSSLPQHFTEDTLLSAMETAGKDDMPEDAERKGLGTPATRAGILEKLVSAGFLERKKNRKTVQLLPSHDAVSLITVLPEQLQSPLLTAEWEYRLGEIERGQLAPEEFLDGISTMLKDLVGTYQVIKGTEYLFTPPREVVGKCPRCGGEVAELQKGFFCQNDSCKFAIWKNNKWWAAKKKQPTKAVVSALLNDGCVRVTGLYSEKTGKTYDAAVVLEDDGQYANFKLEFDQRKGGSR; this is encoded by the coding sequence ATGGCTCAACATAAATTGGTAATTGCCGAAAAACCATCAGTTGCCCAGAGTTTGGCGGCTGTGATCGGTGCAACCGTCCGTAAGGACGGGTATCTGGAGGGCAACGGCTGGCGTGTCAGCTGGTGCGTGGGCCACCTGGCCGGTCTTGCGGATGCAGACAGCTATGACCCAAAGTATGCCAAGTGGCGATATGATGATCTGCCTATCCTGCCGGAACATTGGCAGATGGTGGTGGGAAAAGATAAGAAAAAGCAGTTTGATATTCTCAAAAAGCTGATGAATGCCCCGGATGTGACGGAAGTGGTAAATGCCTGTGATGCCGGACGCGAGGGCGAGATGATCTTCCGTAGCGTCTATGAGCTGGCAGGTTGCAAGAAGCCGATGAAAAGGCTCTGGATTTCTTCGATGGAGGACTCCGCCATAAGGAAAGGCTTTGCAAACCTGCGCCCCGGTGCGGACTATGACGGACTTCGGGATGCTGCCCTCTGCCGTGCCAAGGCCGACTGGCTGGTGGGGATCAATGCGACAAGGCTTTTTTCCGTGCTGTATCACCGAACCCTCAACATCGGGCGCGTGATGTCCCCGACGCTGGCGCTTATTGTTCAGCGAGAAGCTGAGATCGACACCTTTAAGCCGATTCCCTTTTATACCGTGGCGCTGGAGCTGCCCGGTCTTACCGTATCCGGGGAGCGCATGGCGGATAAGGCTGCTGCTGAGCAGCTGAAAGAAGCCTGTCAGGGTGTAAATGTCACAATCAAAAAGGTGGAGTGCAAGGAAAAGTCCGAAAAGCCGCCTGCCCTCTATGACCTGACTACTCTGCAAAGAGATGCCAACCGCCTGCTTGGATTTACAGCCCAGCAGACCCTGGACTATCTGCAAAGCCTGTATGAAAAAAAGCTCTGCACCTATCCCCGTACTGACAGCCGCTATCTGACTGGCGATATGGCAGACAGCCTGCCGGTGCTGGTCAATCTGGTTGCCAATGCTATGCCGTTTCGCAAAGGAATCGCCATTACCTGTGATCCGCAGACGGTAATCAACGATAAGAAAGTAACCGACCACCACGCAGTAATCCCTACCAGAAATCTCAAGGATGCAGACCTTTCTGCCCTTCCTGCGGGAGAAAAAGCGGTGCTGGAGCTGGTGGCCCTGCGTCTGATGTGCGCCGTAGCCCAGCCCCATATCTATTCGGAAACCGTTGTGATTGCAGCGTGTGCCGGTGGGGAGTTTACCACAAAAGGAAAAACAGTGAAGCATCCCGGATGGAAAGCACTGGAGGACGCTTATCGTGCCAAAATGAAGGATACAGAGCCGAAAAAAGAGGGCGTAGAGAAAGCCCTGCCGGAGCTGACCGAAGGACAGACACTTTCGGTTTCTGCGGCAATCGTCAAAGAAGGCAAAAGCAGTCTGCCTCAGCACTTTACGGAGGACACCCTATTGTCCGCAATGGAGACTGCCGGGAAAGATGATATGCCAGAGGATGCTGAGAGAAAAGGTCTGGGGACACCGGCCACCCGTGCCGGTATTTTGGAAAAGCTGGTATCTGCCGGTTTTCTGGAGCGAAAAAAGAACAGAAAAACGGTGCAGCTTCTTCCTTCCCACGATGCAGTATCCCTTATCACGGTGCTGCCGGAACAACTGCAATCGCCGCTTCTGACTGCCGAGTGGGAGTACCGCCTGGGAGAGATCGAGCGCGGGCAGCTTGCCCCGGAGGAGTTTCTGGACGGGATCAGCACCATGCTGAAAGATCTGGTGGGGACTTATCAGGTCATCAAGGGAACTGAGTACCTGTTCACTCCGCCCCGCGAGGTGGTGGGCAAATGCCCTCGCTGCGGCGGTGAAGTTGCAGAACTGCAAAAAGGCTTCTTCTGTCAGAATGATTCTTGCAAATTTGCAATCTGGAAAAACAACAAATGGTGGGCTGCCAAGAAAAAACAGCCGACCAAAGCTGTGGTGTCTGCGCTGCTGAACGATGGCTGTGTCCGTGTGACGGGGCTATATTCGGAGAAAACCGGAAAGACCTACGATGCCGCTGTGGTTTTGGAGGATGATGGACAGTACGCCAACTTCAAGCTGGAATTTGACCAGCGGAAAGGAGGCAGCCGATGA
- a CDS encoding YodL domain-containing protein, with protein sequence MAENVFEAVKLSVSTREAAEFYGIKVRRNGMACCPFHDDKNPSMKVDQRFHCFGCGEDGDVIDFTAKLFDLSPKEAAEKLAQDFGLIYDSQAPPRRRYVRQKTEAQKFREDRQRCYRVLSDYYYLLKKWEADRSPRTPEEEPHPRFVEAIQKKAYVEYLLDLFLYESEEEQKAWIAEHTAEITHLERRLKIMAENKPTNRERLREITDGIEQGIKELFESEKYMRYLSVMSRFHRYSVNNTMLIYMQKPDATLVAGYNKWKDQFERHVKKGEHGITIIAPTPYKKKIEEQKLDPDTKAPILDKDGKIVTEEKEIEIPMFRPVKVFDVSQTDGKPLPELASSLSGNVPNYEAFMEALRRNAPVPITFEAMAADTDGYFSADHQKIAIRQGMSEVQTVSATVHEIAHSKLHDPKKYEMLPSWKVVQESEGGTKHDFKLDFATEKEAEQFASDMDWRYVDENQFEWRLAVEEDATAEKQAIKNRHTEEVEAESISYAVCKYFGIETGENSFGYIASWSQGKELKELRASLETINKTSGTLISDIERHYKEICKERGIDPHAKVEPETAPIEQPADAIKVSDRLPTGDLTYYVAECMEFPNLGEYHDNLSLEEAVRIYQEIPVERMNGIKGIGFELKDGSDYEGPFPILTGQTIDLDTIQAIDYYRDNPLVQKAVKELAAAMPEMEVLGADANQQEALFLIDDATYLHIQSCDSGWDYTLYDAASMKELDGGQLDMPEISRMKAVLQICDDNDLGRDSVKYAPLSMIETLQEAAYQQMQAEASQMAASSQLPEAQEQALDEYPMPDEQVSTPDMQEYGYFYDGMLPVTRERALELDAAGLTVYVLHEDNTESMVFDPQEIMDHGGIFGVDREEWEKSPQFHEKVMERQEHQQEREQAFLAQNRDCFAIYQVSRDDPQNVRFMNLDWLKSHDISIDRSNYDLIYTAPLRESGTVPEQLEKLYEQFNLQKPADFHSPSMSVSDIVAIKQEGKVSCHYCDSVGFTQIPGFLPENPLKNAEMAVEDDYGMIDGIINNGAKEPTVAELEQQARSGQSISLMDLAAAAHREEGEKKKSVMEQLKSQPKAEHKKTAPKKSAEREI encoded by the coding sequence ATGGCAGAGAATGTATTTGAAGCAGTCAAGCTGTCAGTCAGCACCAGAGAAGCGGCAGAGTTTTATGGGATAAAAGTCAGGCGAAATGGCATGGCCTGCTGTCCTTTTCACGATGATAAGAACCCCAGCATGAAGGTAGACCAGCGATTCCACTGCTTTGGCTGCGGTGAAGATGGGGATGTGATCGACTTTACCGCAAAGCTCTTTGACCTCTCCCCAAAAGAAGCGGCGGAGAAACTGGCGCAGGACTTTGGCCTGATCTATGACAGTCAGGCCCCGCCCCGCAGGAGATATGTCCGGCAAAAAACCGAGGCACAGAAGTTTCGGGAGGATCGACAGCGCTGTTATCGCGTACTGTCCGATTACTACTATCTGCTGAAAAAATGGGAAGCCGACCGTTCTCCCAGGACACCGGAGGAAGAACCGCACCCCCGTTTTGTGGAAGCAATCCAGAAGAAAGCCTATGTAGAATACCTGCTGGACCTTTTTCTTTATGAAAGTGAAGAAGAACAAAAGGCATGGATTGCAGAACACACAGCAGAAATCACACACTTGGAAAGGAGATTGAAAATCATGGCTGAGAACAAACCCACCAACCGAGAACGGCTAAGGGAAATCACAGATGGCATCGAGCAGGGCATCAAAGAACTGTTTGAGAGTGAAAAGTATATGCGCTATCTGTCCGTCATGTCCCGCTTCCACCGCTATTCGGTAAACAACACCATGCTCATCTATATGCAGAAGCCGGACGCCACATTGGTAGCCGGATACAATAAGTGGAAAGACCAGTTTGAGCGTCATGTAAAAAAGGGCGAGCATGGCATTACCATCATCGCTCCCACACCGTATAAGAAGAAAATCGAGGAGCAGAAGCTGGACCCAGATACCAAGGCTCCGATTCTGGATAAAGACGGAAAGATCGTCACAGAGGAAAAAGAAATCGAGATTCCCATGTTCCGCCCTGTCAAGGTCTTTGATGTGAGTCAGACCGACGGGAAACCTTTGCCGGAGCTTGCATCATCCCTTTCCGGCAATGTGCCAAATTATGAGGCATTCATGGAGGCCCTGCGCCGCAACGCACCGGTGCCGATTACTTTTGAAGCAATGGCTGCTGATACGGACGGCTATTTTTCTGCTGATCATCAGAAAATTGCCATTCGTCAGGGCATGAGTGAGGTGCAGACAGTTTCGGCCACGGTTCATGAGATTGCCCACAGCAAGCTCCATGACCCTAAAAAATATGAAATGCTACCGTCATGGAAGGTTGTGCAGGAGAGTGAAGGTGGAACCAAACATGATTTCAAGTTGGATTTTGCCACAGAAAAAGAAGCCGAACAGTTTGCTTCTGATATGGATTGGCGTTATGTGGACGAAAATCAGTTTGAATGGCGTCTTGCAGTTGAGGAAGATGCAACCGCAGAAAAACAGGCAATCAAAAACCGTCACACGGAAGAAGTGGAGGCTGAAAGCATCTCCTATGCAGTCTGCAAATATTTTGGCATCGAGACTGGAGAAAATAGCTTTGGCTATATTGCCAGTTGGAGTCAGGGCAAGGAACTGAAAGAGTTGAGAGCCAGTTTGGAGACCATCAACAAAACCTCCGGCACTTTGATCTCCGACATTGAGCGCCACTATAAGGAAATCTGCAAAGAGCGCGGAATCGACCCTCATGCAAAGGTAGAGCCGGAAACCGCCCCGATAGAGCAGCCAGCAGATGCCATTAAGGTATCTGATAGGCTGCCGACCGGCGATCTGACCTACTATGTAGCAGAGTGCATGGAATTTCCAAACCTCGGAGAATACCACGATAACCTGTCTTTGGAGGAAGCTGTCCGCATTTATCAGGAGATTCCAGTAGAGCGAATGAACGGGATCAAGGGCATTGGTTTTGAGCTGAAAGACGGAAGCGACTATGAAGGACCTTTTCCGATTTTGACCGGCCAGACCATTGACCTGGACACCATCCAGGCAATCGACTATTACCGTGATAATCCTCTGGTGCAAAAAGCGGTAAAGGAACTGGCTGCGGCAATGCCGGAAATGGAAGTGCTGGGGGCGGATGCCAACCAGCAGGAGGCTTTGTTTCTGATTGACGATGCCACCTATCTTCATATCCAGTCCTGTGACAGCGGCTGGGACTATACCCTTTACGATGCCGCGTCCATGAAAGAGTTGGATGGTGGTCAGCTGGATATGCCGGAGATTTCCCGCATGAAGGCAGTTCTCCAGATTTGTGATGACAACGATTTGGGCAGAGACTCGGTAAAATACGCACCGTTGTCCATGATTGAGACCTTGCAGGAAGCTGCCTACCAGCAGATGCAGGCAGAGGCCAGTCAGATGGCTGCTTCTTCTCAGCTGCCGGAAGCACAAGAGCAGGCGCTGGATGAATACCCTATGCCTGATGAGCAGGTATCCACACCGGATATGCAGGAATACGGCTACTTCTATGATGGGATGCTCCCTGTCACCAGAGAACGGGCGCTGGAACTGGATGCCGCTGGTTTGACTGTCTATGTGCTGCATGAGGACAATACGGAGAGCATGGTGTTTGACCCACAGGAGATCATGGATCATGGCGGCATTTTCGGTGTGGACCGTGAGGAATGGGAGAAAAGCCCTCAGTTCCACGAAAAGGTCATGGAGCGCCAGGAACATCAGCAGGAACGGGAACAGGCATTTCTTGCTCAGAACAGAGATTGCTTTGCCATCTATCAGGTGAGCCGTGACGATCCGCAGAATGTGCGCTTTATGAATCTGGACTGGCTAAAGTCCCATGACATTTCCATAGACCGTAGCAATTATGATCTCATTTACACTGCTCCGCTGAGGGAGTCTGGCACGGTACCGGAGCAGCTGGAAAAACTATATGAGCAGTTTAATCTGCAAAAACCGGCGGATTTTCACAGTCCTTCTATGAGTGTCAGTGACATCGTTGCGATCAAGCAGGAGGGTAAGGTATCCTGTCATTACTGTGACAGTGTTGGTTTTACCCAGATCCCCGGATTCCTGCCGGAAAATCCGCTGAAAAATGCGGAGATGGCCGTGGAGGACGATTACGGCATGATCGACGGTATCATCAACAATGGCGCAAAAGAGCCTACGGTGGCAGAGCTGGAACAGCAGGCCCGCAGCGGTCAGTCCATTTCCCTCATGGATTTGGCTGCCGCTGCCCATCGGGAGGAAGGGGAAAAGAAAAAGTCCGTCATGGAGCAGCTGAAAAGCCAGCCCAAGGCAGAACACAAAAAGACAGCGCCCAAAAAGAGTGCGGAAAGGGAGATTTGA
- a CDS encoding DNA alkylation repair protein has translation MSYNVSNKSEFGEAEMDKYNELKEKFEANRNDENATKMAAYMRNLFVFYGLPTPKRKSIYKEFLRAEKTKKVVDWDLLDRCYADEHREFHYFVMDYLVAMQEFLTYDDVPHIKKYIKTNQWWDTIDGLDRIVGNIAFFDERINNLMLEWSTDDDFWVRRIAIDHQLCRKDKTNTQLLEKILVNNFGSSEFFINKAIGWSLRDYSKTNPDWVRNFVETYKDKMDKLSIREASKYL, from the coding sequence ATGAGCTATAATGTAAGCAACAAATCAGAATTTGGAGAAGCAGAGATGGACAAATATAATGAACTAAAAGAGAAATTTGAAGCAAATAGAAATGATGAAAACGCCACAAAAATGGCAGCATATATGAGAAATCTGTTTGTATTTTATGGTTTACCAACACCGAAACGAAAATCCATCTATAAGGAATTTCTAAGAGCCGAAAAAACAAAAAAGGTTGTTGACTGGGATTTGCTTGACAGATGTTATGCAGACGAACATAGGGAATTCCATTATTTTGTGATGGATTATCTTGTAGCGATGCAGGAATTCTTAACATATGATGATGTTCCACACATAAAAAAGTATATTAAAACAAATCAATGGTGGGATACAATAGATGGGCTGGACAGAATTGTTGGAAATATAGCATTTTTTGACGAGAGAATAAACAACTTAATGCTTGAATGGTCAACAGATGATGATTTTTGGGTGCGAAGAATTGCTATTGACCATCAGCTGTGCAGAAAAGATAAAACAAACACACAGTTGCTTGAGAAAATATTGGTAAACAATTTTGGCAGTTCTGAATTTTTTATCAATAAAGCAATCGGTTGGAGTTTGAGGGACTATTCAAAGACCAATCCTGATTGGGTAAGGAATTTCGTTGAGACTTACAAGGATAAAATGGATAAATTGAGTATTCGGGAAGCAAGTAAATATTTATGA